Sequence from the Balnearium lithotrophicum genome:
TTTGAATTTCTTTAATTGTTTCATTGGTGGACACCTCCTTTTGTTGGAGTTCAAATCTTATTTTAGGGTGTCCACCTTCTTTCTGAACTTCAACAGTATGTTTTCACAGTAAGGAGAGGTTAATGAGCATAAAGGAAAAAATAGTTGAATGGTTAAGGGAATTAATCGATAAAAATAGACAGGTCGAGGTTCTAAGCTTCTATGACGAAGTTCCAATAAGGGTTAAAGTAAAGCCCTTATCAATTGAGAATAAATTTGTACAGTGGGAAATAGACCCAAAATTAAGATTGGCAGTAGAGGATACAGGAAAAATATTTACACAGTTTTTTGATCCAGAATACAAACAAAAGAGAAGTCTCGAAGGTAACGTTATCTATTTCAATAATAAATTCTTAGAAACTGATATGTTAAATATCTCTACTGACCCAAGGCTTTCAAGGAAAATTCTCCGTGTGAAAATTTCCGATTCCTGTCCCGTAGAGGTCTTCATAGTTAACAATGGAAGGAAGGAAAAGGTTAAAGCATGGGATATCTCCGAAGACGGTATAGGCCTAATACTCCCAAAAAACTGTGTTGATTACAATGAAAAAATTAATCTTGAACTAATTTTTCCTTTTGGAAGGATAAAAACTCAAGGAATAGTTGTTTCTAAACAGCCTTTTCAAGATGGGGAAAAGGTCGGTTTATTTTTCCCTAACTTATCACCAAAGGAGAAGGACCTGATATACAGATACATAATGAAAAGGCAGAAAGAGATACTCAAAACAATTCGTCTGTTAACGGAGTAGACATGGAACTACGAGATTTGATTGGGAGTTTAAAAAGTTTGCTGGAAAAGGAAAAGGAAATATTGATTGAATTTCCAATTAAAAATGTAGATGAATTTATGGAAATTCAAGAAAAGAAAAGGCAACTGCTTTTAGAGATTTCTAAATATTCAAAAGAAGAGCTCTCTTCCTTTCAAGAGGAGATTCTAAAAATCTCAGAGTTGAACTCTACCATTTCTGCACTTTTAATGAACCACATATCCTTCTTTGAGGAATTTGAGAAAGAACTGTTTGGAGAAAAGTTGACTTACAGAGAAAGTGAAAAAAAACAAAATCTCTTTAACGGTAGAGTCTAAATTTCAAAGTTTTTTTGCGATAATTAGTATTAGATAACTTAGGAGGAAATTATGGCTCTCTTTGGAGCTCTCTCTATAGCAAGCCAGGCTCTACTTTCACAGCAAATAGGAGTTAAAACAACAAACAGAAACATTAACAACGTCTACACTGACGGATATTCAAGGGAGGTTCCCATCCTTTCAGATTCACCTGCAGCTGGTGTTAAAGTAGAGGATATAAGGAGAGTTTTCAATAAAGCTTATTTCAAAAGACTCCTATCAAACAGTGGGGAGTATCAAAACTTAGAAACCTACAGAAATGTTCTGGAGCAAGTAGAGAGCGTATTTAACGATCAAATGGGAAGCGGCTTGTCAGAAGCTCTTAATGATTTTTTCAATTCCATGCACGACATTGCAGTTAAACCCGATGACTTAGCTGCAAGGGCCAATTTTCTTTCAGTTACAAAGACACTGGTTGGTAGAATCAGGGATTCTTACTCCTCTCTGGAGGAGATAAAAACGACAACTGAAGGACAGTTGAGGGATACCATAAATGAACTTAACCGGTTATCAGATAAGTTAAGGGATATTAATAAAAGTATGCTTCTGTACAAGGATACTCCCGACAGATTAAATCAGTACTTGGATGAGAGGGATAGAACTCTCAAGGAAATATCAAAACTCATTGATGTTAAGGTTGTTTACCTTCCCGATGAAAGGGTAAGGGTATACACGGCTAAAGGAGTTCCTCTCGTTTTAGAAACGAAGAGTTTTAACGTTTCGTACGAAAATTCAAAAATCTCTGTGAATGGTATAGATATAACAAAAGAATTACAAAAAGGGAAAATTTCTGGTTTGGCAAAAGGCATTGAACAGGTAGAGAACTACATGGAGAAGTTAAATTTACTTGTATCAACCTTTGCTGAGAAGATAAATCTGCAACACGAAGCAGGTTATGACCTTTACGGAAATACGGGAATAAAACTATTTAAATCGGACAACGGAAATCCAATCGATGCATCCAACATTACCTTAGCTTTTGATGACCCTAAGAAAGTTGCAGCGGCTTCCGACTCAAACTACCTTAGTTCAGATAACACAAATATTAAAGCTTTGATAGATTTGGGAAATCAGAAATACTCCGAACTTTCGAACCTCAGTTTCTCCGAGTACTACGGAACAGAAATAGTATCTTCAATAGGTTCTGACGTTAAGGAAGTTAAGGACTTGGTAAAAAGTTCCAAGTTTAGACTGGATGCTATAGAGGAAAAAGTCAAGGAATTCTCAAGTGTAAATATTGATGAGGAACTCATAAACTTAACAAAGTACCAAAGAGCCTACCAAGCTGCTGCACGTATAGTAACTGTTACTGATGAACTGCTTCAAACAATCTTAAGCATGAAGAGGTAAAAAATGAGAGTAACAAATCAGGAGCTCTTTGATATTCTACTTAAGTACGATAGATTGAGGAATTCTCAACTGAAAAGGGCAACTGAGGAGCTGTCTTCGGGTAAATCCCTCCTTTCCCCTTCCGATAATCCTGTTGACTTTGCAAGAAAACTTAGGTTTCAAAAGTTTATAGATAGCATTAAGAGGTTTAACAGGAACATTGATTTAACCAATTCAGTACTCAGCACAGGAGAAACCGCTTTAAACTCTGCCATAAACGTCTTGCAAGAAGCAAGAGTAAAAATAGTTCAGGTTCTCAATACCGGAACTCTCAACGGAGACGATGCAAAAGTTCTGGCAGATTACTTTAGAAAAGTGGCATCTTACGTAGTAAACATGGGAAATACTCGTGTAGGAGACTCTTATCTATTTGGTGGAGTCAAAACTCAATCCCTGCCCTTTAATAGCGATGGAACTTACAACGGAGAAACAGTTGAGACTACAGTGCCTGTTGCAAGTGGTGTTGAAGTGAACACAAACTTTAACGGTTCAGAATACTTTGGGGTTAATAGAGTTTCCAACAAAATAACAGTTGTTGAAGTTCTGAATAAAATAGCGGATATTTTGGAAAGTGGAGATTTATCACAACTTCACACCGTAACGTTAGACGTAGATTTGGGGGACGGCGTTCAAACGTTAAAACTTTTAGATGCCTTTGACAAAG
This genomic interval carries:
- a CDS encoding PilZ domain-containing protein encodes the protein MSIKEKIVEWLRELIDKNRQVEVLSFYDEVPIRVKVKPLSIENKFVQWEIDPKLRLAVEDTGKIFTQFFDPEYKQKRSLEGNVIYFNNKFLETDMLNISTDPRLSRKILRVKISDSCPVEVFIVNNGRKEKVKAWDISEDGIGLILPKNCVDYNEKINLELIFPFGRIKTQGIVVSKQPFQDGEKVGLFFPNLSPKEKDLIYRYIMKRQKEILKTIRLLTE
- the flgK gene encoding flagellar hook-associated protein FlgK, with protein sequence MALFGALSIASQALLSQQIGVKTTNRNINNVYTDGYSREVPILSDSPAAGVKVEDIRRVFNKAYFKRLLSNSGEYQNLETYRNVLEQVESVFNDQMGSGLSEALNDFFNSMHDIAVKPDDLAARANFLSVTKTLVGRIRDSYSSLEEIKTTTEGQLRDTINELNRLSDKLRDINKSMLLYKDTPDRLNQYLDERDRTLKEISKLIDVKVVYLPDERVRVYTAKGVPLVLETKSFNVSYENSKISVNGIDITKELQKGKISGLAKGIEQVENYMEKLNLLVSTFAEKINLQHEAGYDLYGNTGIKLFKSDNGNPIDASNITLAFDDPKKVAAASDSNYLSSDNTNIKALIDLGNQKYSELSNLSFSEYYGTEIVSSIGSDVKEVKDLVKSSKFRLDAIEEKVKEFSSVNIDEELINLTKYQRAYQAAARIVTVTDELLQTILSMKR
- the flgL gene encoding flagellar hook-associated protein FlgL; translation: MRVTNQELFDILLKYDRLRNSQLKRATEELSSGKSLLSPSDNPVDFARKLRFQKFIDSIKRFNRNIDLTNSVLSTGETALNSAINVLQEARVKIVQVLNTGTLNGDDAKVLADYFRKVASYVVNMGNTRVGDSYLFGGVKTQSLPFNSDGTYNGETVETTVPVASGVEVNTNFNGSEYFGVNRVSNKITVVEVLNKIADILESGDLSQLHTVTLDVDLGDGVQTLKLLDAFDKGLSKIMAYRSILGSKEKIVEDLKSQNEAIALHFKELQSKIEDADYSSVISEYEKAKTAYQALLASINQTQNLSLLNYFVK